One Streptomyces sp. NBC_01217 genomic region harbors:
- a CDS encoding glycoside hydrolase family 18 protein produces MRRRTLSSLAVAACAVTLAAGLTPAASASSDHGKGHGDTGHHGSSPAYKRVGYFTQWGVYGRDFQVKDLDTSGTAAKLSHINYAFGNVSADGKCFTGNVPGEADAWADYVRPLDAAGSVDGVADTDDQALAGNFNQLRELKAKHPGLKVLISLGGWSWSTHFSDAARTAASRKAFVSSCIDLYIKGNLPVDGTRGGQGAAAGLFDGVDIDWEWPGSAGDTDTVFRPEDKRNFTALVHEFRTQLDAYAKSNAKARKGHGAKPKHYELSAFVPTAPAKIDAGFDVRRIMRDFDFVNLQGYDFHVSGEATTAQQSALYAKGDFSVDQTVHDWIERGAPARKLVMGMPFYGQGWTGVTGGGDGLGQPAAAPAPATWAAGYEDYKALKKLADSGTYKVHRNVGDGSAWLFDGTTLWTYDDPQVLRTKTSYIRRNGLGGAMFWSLDGDTDDGELMTTVDRGLGRR; encoded by the coding sequence ATGCGTCGAAGAACCCTGTCCTCCCTGGCCGTTGCCGCCTGCGCAGTCACACTGGCGGCCGGCCTCACCCCCGCCGCCTCCGCCTCGTCCGATCACGGCAAGGGCCACGGCGACACCGGTCACCACGGCTCCTCCCCCGCGTACAAGCGCGTCGGCTACTTCACCCAATGGGGCGTGTACGGACGCGACTTCCAGGTCAAGGACCTGGACACGAGCGGCACCGCGGCCAAGCTCTCCCACATCAACTACGCGTTCGGCAACGTCAGCGCCGACGGCAAGTGCTTCACGGGCAATGTGCCCGGCGAGGCCGACGCCTGGGCCGACTACGTCCGCCCGCTGGACGCGGCGGGATCGGTGGACGGCGTCGCCGACACCGACGACCAGGCCCTGGCGGGCAACTTCAACCAGCTGCGCGAGCTCAAGGCCAAGCACCCCGGCCTCAAGGTCCTGATCTCCCTGGGCGGCTGGAGCTGGTCCACCCACTTCTCGGACGCGGCCCGCACCGCCGCCTCCCGCAAGGCGTTCGTCTCCTCCTGCATCGACCTGTACATCAAGGGCAACCTGCCGGTGGACGGCACGCGCGGCGGCCAGGGCGCCGCGGCCGGTCTCTTCGACGGCGTGGACATCGACTGGGAGTGGCCCGGCTCCGCCGGTGACACGGACACGGTCTTCCGCCCCGAGGACAAGCGGAACTTCACCGCGCTGGTCCACGAGTTCCGTACCCAGCTCGACGCCTACGCGAAGAGCAACGCGAAGGCCCGGAAGGGCCACGGCGCGAAGCCCAAGCACTACGAGCTCTCCGCGTTCGTCCCCACCGCCCCCGCCAAGATCGACGCGGGCTTCGATGTGCGCCGCATCATGCGGGACTTCGACTTCGTGAACCTCCAGGGCTACGACTTCCATGTCTCCGGCGAGGCGACCACGGCCCAGCAGTCCGCGCTGTACGCGAAGGGCGACTTCAGCGTCGACCAGACCGTCCACGACTGGATCGAGCGCGGCGCGCCCGCCCGCAAACTGGTGATGGGCATGCCGTTCTACGGTCAGGGCTGGACCGGCGTCACGGGCGGCGGCGACGGCCTCGGCCAGCCGGCCGCGGCGCCCGCGCCCGCCACCTGGGCGGCGGGCTACGAGGACTACAAGGCCCTGAAGAAGCTGGCCGACTCGGGCACGTACAAGGTCCACCGGAACGTCGGGGACGGCAGCGCCTGGCTGTTCGACGGCACCACCCTGTGGACGTACGACGACCCGCAGGTACTGCGCACCAAGACCTCGTACATCCGGAGGAACGGTCTCGGCGGCGCGATGTTCTGGTCGCTGGACGGGGACACGGACGACGGCGAGCTGATGACCACGGTCGACCGGGGCCTCGGCCGGCGCTAG
- a CDS encoding TPM domain-containing protein encodes MTVCWLALPAAPAAHADDPVTLSKDGQITDKVGALGNRRDQVTAALDRLYADRRIQLFVVYVQDFSGRSAQSWADLTADRNGLGRDDVLLAVATHDRQYAYTVDQDSRLTDAQLQDVASTAIEPALKEYDWAGAAIGAANGYSAVLADKAVPTPTITPGVADPAAGGSGGSSAGDLILPVVVVGGAAAAAGYAYTRRRRRATTRTTPGATGWGPGSAGAGGQQPPPTPLPELDARAKETLVDTDDAVRTSEEELGFATAQFGEEAAAPFTEAVGHAKGELTAAFRLRQQLDDAFPEDDATRRRMLDEIISRCTDANSRLDAVSEDFDRLRALERNAPQALASAEAAFRALAGRVSTADAALSAMRGRYAESASAPVAGAVEQAKDRLVFATSGLNQARQSVDSGNNAAAAVYVRATEGAVDQATTLVDAVDRRGRELAEAAGRLPAALTETETDLADAGGLLEGTSEGVSTADLRGRIARAQSVLGDVRGEMRAGPYDPIDALRRVEEADAALDEALAGAREQEQGNQRARSLLDRATLTARSTIAAAADFITTNRGAVGSQARTRLAEAQRRLDRSRELAGADDPQGALAEAQQADSLAGQARGLAEQDVRAYGGQSGPGGMRGGGGGVGGAVLGGIILGGLLGGGGGRGGGGYGGGFGGGFGGGYGGGGGPGSFGGGGTRGRRGGGGRF; translated from the coding sequence ATGACGGTGTGCTGGCTGGCCCTTCCCGCCGCGCCGGCCGCTCACGCCGACGATCCCGTGACCCTGTCCAAGGACGGGCAGATCACCGACAAGGTGGGGGCGCTCGGTAACCGCAGGGACCAGGTCACGGCCGCACTCGACCGGCTGTACGCCGACCGCCGCATCCAGCTCTTCGTGGTGTACGTACAGGACTTCTCCGGCCGGTCCGCGCAGAGCTGGGCCGATCTGACCGCCGACAGGAACGGTCTCGGCCGCGACGACGTCCTGCTAGCGGTCGCCACCCACGACCGGCAGTACGCGTACACCGTCGACCAGGACTCGCGCCTCACCGACGCCCAGCTCCAGGACGTGGCGAGCACGGCGATCGAGCCCGCGCTCAAGGAATACGACTGGGCGGGAGCGGCGATCGGCGCCGCGAACGGGTACTCCGCGGTGCTGGCCGACAAGGCCGTGCCCACACCGACGATCACGCCTGGCGTCGCCGACCCCGCAGCGGGCGGTTCCGGCGGGTCGAGCGCCGGGGACCTGATTCTTCCGGTGGTCGTCGTCGGCGGGGCGGCGGCGGCGGCCGGTTATGCGTACACCCGGCGCAGGAGGCGGGCCACCACCCGTACCACGCCCGGTGCGACCGGCTGGGGTCCGGGCTCCGCCGGGGCGGGCGGGCAGCAACCGCCGCCGACCCCGCTGCCGGAGCTCGACGCCCGGGCGAAGGAGACGCTGGTTGACACCGACGACGCGGTCCGCACCAGCGAGGAGGAACTGGGTTTCGCCACCGCCCAGTTCGGCGAAGAGGCCGCCGCACCCTTCACCGAGGCGGTCGGCCACGCGAAGGGCGAGCTGACGGCCGCGTTCCGGCTGCGCCAGCAGCTGGACGACGCCTTCCCCGAGGACGACGCGACGCGGCGCCGGATGCTGGACGAGATCATCAGCCGCTGCACAGACGCCAACAGCCGCCTCGACGCCGTGTCCGAGGACTTCGACCGGCTGCGCGCCCTGGAACGTAACGCTCCGCAGGCCCTGGCCTCGGCCGAGGCCGCCTTCCGCGCTCTCGCCGGCCGCGTCTCCACCGCCGACGCCGCCCTGAGCGCGATGCGCGGCCGGTACGCGGAGTCGGCCTCCGCGCCGGTCGCCGGTGCCGTCGAACAAGCCAAGGACCGTCTCGTCTTCGCCACTTCCGGTCTCAATCAGGCCCGGCAGTCGGTGGACAGCGGGAACAACGCCGCGGCGGCGGTGTACGTACGGGCCACCGAGGGCGCCGTCGACCAGGCGACCACCCTCGTCGATGCCGTGGACCGGCGAGGCCGGGAACTCGCGGAGGCGGCGGGCAGACTGCCTGCCGCCCTCACCGAGACGGAGACCGACCTCGCGGATGCGGGCGGGCTGCTCGAAGGCACCAGCGAGGGTGTGTCGACGGCCGATCTGCGGGGCCGGATCGCCCGCGCGCAATCGGTGCTGGGCGATGTGCGGGGGGAGATGCGGGCCGGTCCGTACGACCCCATCGACGCACTGCGCAGGGTGGAGGAGGCGGACGCGGCGCTCGACGAGGCGCTGGCCGGCGCGCGCGAACAGGAGCAGGGCAACCAGCGGGCCCGCTCCCTGCTCGACCGGGCGACGCTCACCGCGCGTTCGACGATCGCCGCCGCGGCCGACTTCATCACCACGAACCGCGGAGCCGTGGGCAGCCAGGCCCGCACCCGCCTCGCGGAGGCCCAGCGGCGGCTCGACCGGTCCCGCGAACTGGCCGGGGCCGACGATCCCCAGGGCGCGCTGGCCGAGGCGCAGCAGGCGGACTCGCTGGCAGGGCAGGCCCGCGGCCTGGCCGAACAGGACGTGCGCGCGTACGGGGGCCAGAGCGGCCCGGGCGGAATGCGGGGCGGAGGCGGCGGGGTCGGCGGCGCGGTGCTCGGCGGGATCATCCTCGGCGGACTCCTGGGCGGCGGGGGCGGCCGCGGCGGCGGAGGTTACGGAGGAGGGTTCGGCGGTGGCTTCGGAGGGGGTTACGGAGGGGGCGGCGGGCCGGGCAGCTTCGGCGGAGGGGGCACGCGCGGTCGGCGGGGCGGCGGCGGCCGCTTCTGA
- a CDS encoding SpoIIE family protein phosphatase, translating into MWQSSPPGSIYDYIRVASFSIGPDGLIEQWSRRAAGLFGIPADRAVGTDPVEAFMPAELRRDGHSRVGEILDGKEWTGLVPFRIPGENPVHGLAEIYVMPSETGSGERAALCIVVDVRALRRIETDLAASQAIFGQSPFGFVLFGTDLTVIRANQRFATVFGGQAADHRGRTVDDYLARPEADRLTATLKRVLETGVSVTDLQLVGTTPGGTGSRHWSMNLYRVHSGSGRPIGIAGLATDVTRRHIAAREAASARRNLALLNEASARIGNSLDLETTARELLDVAVPGFCDLASVDLYQGLLTGEDAPPGRWDSLRQESVGGSAELRRVALASAVSDALPATAADTAAHATGTGPPALGAVHRFSYNSPCAIALRTGHVEVVPGDDRSFVHSTLAVPMVAHDTVVGLVQFSRTKGSESFGERDRALATELAARAAVCIDNARLYRREHERALILQRSLLPPGDPVAAGLDIACRYLPGNTATEVGGDWFDVIELPGHRTALVVGDVMGRGLRAAVAMGELRTAVRTLALLDLEPAEVLSALDEVARGLGTPGGSASSSSGGGAQWPSRASHKSREADLSEVYLATCVYAVYDPVTRRCTFANAGHLPPAVVEPGEPAMLLDVPPGMPLGVGGEPFEEVEVELKEGALLALYTDGLVESRDHPLDEGLDALRGALVAPERPLEDVCDHVLATLDTRHGEDDIALLMARIQGLPADAVGDWRLPPEPRSVGRARELARGQLLAWDLEELVDTTELLVSELVTNALRYGEGEIRLRLLRDRTLVCEVWDAGLVQPRRRRARDTDEGGRGLQLVGLLSVGWGSRRTPRGKTVWFELALPDGEPAAERTVEQLLSMF; encoded by the coding sequence GTGTGGCAGAGCAGCCCGCCTGGCTCGATCTATGACTACATCAGGGTCGCCTCCTTCTCGATCGGCCCCGACGGCCTGATCGAGCAGTGGAGCCGGAGGGCCGCCGGTCTCTTCGGCATTCCCGCGGACAGGGCGGTGGGTACCGATCCGGTCGAGGCCTTCATGCCCGCCGAACTGCGCAGGGACGGCCACAGCCGGGTCGGCGAGATCCTCGACGGCAAGGAGTGGACGGGCCTCGTCCCCTTCCGGATCCCGGGCGAGAACCCCGTGCACGGGCTCGCGGAGATCTATGTGATGCCGAGCGAGACGGGCTCCGGGGAACGGGCCGCGCTCTGCATCGTCGTGGACGTCCGCGCGCTGCGCCGCATCGAGACGGACCTCGCCGCGTCACAGGCCATATTCGGCCAATCTCCCTTCGGCTTCGTGCTGTTCGGCACGGACCTCACGGTGATACGGGCCAACCAGCGCTTCGCCACCGTCTTCGGCGGCCAGGCCGCCGACCACCGCGGCCGCACGGTCGACGACTACCTCGCGCGCCCCGAGGCGGACCGGCTCACCGCCACCCTGAAGCGCGTACTGGAGACCGGCGTGTCCGTCACCGACCTCCAGCTCGTCGGCACCACGCCCGGCGGCACCGGCAGCCGCCACTGGTCCATGAACCTCTACCGCGTGCACAGCGGATCGGGCCGCCCCATCGGCATCGCCGGACTGGCCACCGATGTGACCCGGCGGCACATCGCCGCCCGCGAGGCCGCCAGCGCCCGCCGCAACCTCGCCCTGCTCAACGAGGCCAGTGCCCGCATCGGCAACTCCCTCGACCTGGAGACCACCGCCCGGGAACTCCTCGACGTCGCCGTGCCCGGCTTCTGCGACCTCGCCTCCGTCGACCTCTACCAGGGGCTGCTCACCGGCGAGGACGCACCGCCCGGCCGCTGGGACTCGCTGCGCCAGGAGTCCGTCGGCGGCTCGGCCGAGCTGCGCCGCGTCGCCCTCGCCAGCGCCGTGTCCGACGCCCTGCCCGCCACCGCCGCGGACACCGCCGCACACGCCACGGGCACCGGCCCGCCCGCGCTCGGCGCCGTACACCGCTTCTCGTACAACTCGCCCTGCGCCATCGCCCTGCGCACCGGCCATGTCGAGGTCGTGCCCGGCGACGACCGGAGCTTCGTCCACTCCACGCTCGCCGTGCCGATGGTCGCGCACGACACGGTGGTCGGCCTCGTCCAGTTCTCCCGTACGAAGGGCAGCGAATCCTTCGGCGAGCGGGACCGGGCACTGGCCACCGAACTCGCCGCCCGCGCCGCGGTCTGTATCGACAACGCCCGTCTCTACCGGCGCGAGCACGAGCGCGCCCTGATCCTCCAGCGCAGCCTCCTGCCCCCGGGCGACCCCGTGGCCGCCGGCCTCGACATCGCCTGCCGCTACCTCCCCGGCAACACCGCCACCGAGGTGGGCGGCGACTGGTTCGACGTGATCGAACTCCCCGGCCACCGCACCGCCCTCGTCGTCGGCGACGTCATGGGCCGCGGCCTGCGCGCCGCCGTGGCCATGGGCGAACTGCGCACCGCCGTAAGGACCCTGGCCCTCCTGGACCTGGAACCCGCCGAGGTGCTCTCCGCGCTCGACGAGGTCGCCCGCGGGCTCGGCACCCCCGGCGGCAGCGCCTCCTCGTCCTCCGGCGGCGGCGCTCAGTGGCCCTCACGGGCCTCCCACAAGTCCCGCGAGGCCGATCTCTCCGAGGTCTACCTGGCTACCTGCGTCTACGCGGTCTACGACCCGGTCACCCGGCGGTGCACCTTCGCCAACGCCGGCCATCTCCCCCCTGCCGTGGTCGAGCCCGGCGAACCGGCCATGCTGCTCGACGTCCCGCCCGGGATGCCGCTCGGCGTCGGCGGCGAACCCTTCGAGGAGGTCGAGGTCGAACTGAAGGAGGGCGCGCTGCTCGCCCTCTACACCGACGGCCTCGTCGAGTCCCGCGACCATCCGCTCGACGAAGGGCTCGACGCCCTGCGCGGTGCGCTCGTCGCACCGGAGCGGCCGCTCGAAGACGTCTGCGACCACGTGCTGGCCACCCTCGACACCCGGCACGGCGAGGACGACATCGCCCTGCTCATGGCCCGCATCCAGGGTCTGCCTGCCGACGCCGTCGGCGACTGGCGGCTGCCCCCCGAACCCCGCTCCGTCGGCCGCGCCCGTGAACTGGCCCGTGGCCAGCTGCTCGCCTGGGACCTCGAAGAGCTGGTCGACACCACCGAACTGCTGGTCAGCGAACTGGTCACCAACGCCCTGCGGTACGGGGAGGGCGAGATCCGGCTCAGGCTGCTGCGCGACCGTACGCTCGTGTGCGAGGTGTGGGACGCGGGTCTCGTCCAGCCACGGCGGCGGCGGGCGCGCGACACCGATGAGGGCGGGCGCGGGCTGCAGCTGGTCGGGCTGCTCAGCGTGGGCTGGGGGTCCAGACGGACACCGCGCGGCAAGACCGTCTGGTTCGAGCTGGCCCTGCCCGACGGGGAGCCCGCCGCCGAGCGCACGGTCGAGCAGTTGCTCAGCATGTTCTGA
- a CDS encoding purine-cytosine permease family protein, whose translation MTDTGTATHEGAGAPQAPAPASLPGAPAPAAPRRSYAKLAADESREDYSLRYAPHSFRRWSPSMVAGTALGGIAYLADFAIGASIVFTYGFTSGLASILAAAAIIFLTGIPIARACAKYGLDMDLVTRGAGFGYFGSTLTSLIYASFTFIFFALEGSIMAQAMHQAVGLPVEAGYLLTTLIVIPIVFRGMGALAKVQAWTQPVWIIGLVLPFVVLAFEAPDAWGAFGSFGGTEGAGSGFSWIGFGLGTGVALSLIAQIGEQADYLRFMPAKTEANKRRWNLAVLAAGPGWVIIGAAKQLGGALLAFVALEAVGKTHALEPIAPQIEALKPWLGSFALPAAAVFVIVSQIKINVTNAYSGSLSWSNFFSRITHKHPGRVWYIFLNLAIALTLMEMNMFAALNKLLGFYSNVGIAWIAAVAADLVINKRIGLSPRYIEFKRAYLYAVNPAGFGAMVIASTVSILAFFGLFGRYAEAFSTFIAAGLALTLCPLIAWATKGKYYLARPNPVNGPGAEIADITATHTCAVCETAYELPDIADCPVQAGPICSLCCSLDAECGDVCRKEPAAGPVLMPIPTVRTAMAEAQ comes from the coding sequence ATGACGGACACCGGCACCGCCACACATGAGGGGGCCGGGGCTCCACAGGCCCCGGCCCCCGCTTCCTTGCCCGGCGCTCCCGCGCCCGCCGCGCCCCGGCGCAGTTACGCGAAGCTCGCCGCCGACGAGAGTCGTGAGGACTACTCCCTCCGCTACGCGCCGCACTCCTTCCGGCGCTGGTCGCCGTCCATGGTCGCGGGCACCGCGCTCGGCGGGATCGCCTATCTCGCCGACTTCGCGATCGGCGCCTCGATCGTCTTCACCTACGGATTCACCAGTGGACTCGCCTCGATCCTCGCCGCCGCGGCGATCATCTTCCTCACCGGCATACCGATCGCCCGGGCCTGTGCGAAGTACGGCCTGGACATGGACCTGGTCACCCGCGGCGCCGGGTTCGGATACTTCGGCTCGACGCTGACCTCGCTGATCTACGCGTCCTTCACCTTCATCTTCTTCGCCCTCGAAGGCTCGATCATGGCGCAGGCCATGCACCAGGCCGTCGGGCTGCCGGTCGAGGCCGGCTATCTGCTGACCACGCTCATCGTCATCCCGATCGTCTTCCGGGGCATGGGGGCCCTCGCCAAGGTGCAGGCGTGGACCCAGCCGGTCTGGATCATCGGCCTGGTGCTGCCGTTCGTCGTGCTCGCCTTCGAGGCGCCGGACGCCTGGGGCGCGTTCGGCTCCTTCGGCGGTACGGAGGGCGCGGGTTCCGGGTTCTCCTGGATCGGCTTCGGGCTGGGTACGGGTGTCGCGCTCTCGCTCATCGCCCAGATCGGCGAGCAGGCCGACTATCTGCGCTTCATGCCCGCGAAGACCGAGGCCAACAAGCGGCGCTGGAACCTCGCGGTGCTCGCCGCCGGGCCCGGCTGGGTCATCATCGGCGCGGCGAAGCAGCTCGGCGGCGCACTCCTCGCCTTCGTAGCGCTGGAGGCGGTCGGCAAGACGCACGCGCTGGAGCCGATCGCACCGCAGATCGAGGCGCTGAAGCCATGGCTCGGCTCGTTCGCCCTGCCCGCGGCGGCGGTCTTCGTGATCGTGTCGCAGATCAAGATCAATGTGACCAATGCCTACAGCGGTTCGCTGTCCTGGTCGAATTTCTTCTCGCGGATCACCCACAAACACCCTGGCCGCGTCTGGTACATCTTCCTCAACCTCGCCATCGCTCTCACGCTGATGGAGATGAACATGTTCGCGGCCCTCAACAAGCTGCTGGGCTTCTACTCGAACGTGGGCATCGCCTGGATCGCCGCCGTCGCCGCCGATCTGGTCATCAACAAGCGGATCGGGCTGAGCCCCCGGTACATCGAGTTCAAACGGGCCTACTTGTATGCGGTGAACCCGGCCGGATTCGGCGCGATGGTGATCGCGTCGACCGTCTCGATCCTGGCCTTCTTCGGGCTCTTCGGACGCTATGCGGAAGCCTTCTCGACCTTCATCGCGGCCGGACTGGCCCTGACCCTCTGCCCGTTGATCGCCTGGGCGACGAAGGGGAAGTACTACCTGGCCCGCCCCAATCCGGTGAACGGGCCCGGCGCCGAGATCGCGGACATCACCGCCACCCACACCTGCGCGGTCTGCGAAACCGCCTACGAACTGCCGGACATCGCCGACTGCCCCGTACAGGCAGGGCCGATCTGTTCGCTGTGCTGCTCGCTGGACGCGGAGTGCGGGGACGTCTGCCGCAAGGAGCCGGCGGCCGGACCCGTCCTCATGCCGATACCGACGGTGCGTACGGCGATGGCAGAGGCGCAATAG
- a CDS encoding GntR family transcriptional regulator has protein sequence MAFGEQPAYLRVASDLREKIVNGSLPPHTRLPSQARIREEYGVSDTVALEARKVLMAEGLVEGRSGSGTYVRERPVPRRIARSGYRAGAGASPFRQEQTAEGVRGTWESRSEQEGASVEIAERLGVEPGDRVMRTRYVFREAGEPMMLSTSWEPLSVTGRTPVMLPEEGPLGGCGVVERMAAIDVVVDNVAEQVGARPGLAEELLALGGVPGHVVMVIERTYYASGRPVETADVVVPADRFRVAYHLPVR, from the coding sequence GTGGCTTTCGGTGAGCAGCCCGCCTATCTGCGTGTTGCGAGCGATCTGAGAGAGAAGATCGTCAACGGTTCGCTGCCGCCGCATACGCGCCTGCCCTCGCAGGCCCGTATCCGCGAGGAGTACGGAGTCTCGGACACCGTCGCACTGGAGGCGCGCAAGGTGCTGATGGCCGAGGGCCTGGTCGAGGGGCGCTCCGGTTCCGGTACGTATGTGCGCGAGCGCCCGGTCCCGCGCCGGATCGCCCGCTCCGGCTACCGGGCGGGTGCCGGGGCCAGTCCGTTCCGCCAGGAGCAGACGGCTGAGGGAGTGCGCGGGACCTGGGAGTCCCGCAGTGAGCAGGAGGGTGCGAGCGTCGAGATCGCCGAGCGTCTGGGCGTCGAGCCGGGTGACCGGGTGATGCGTACGAGATACGTCTTCCGGGAGGCCGGGGAGCCGATGATGCTCTCCACCTCGTGGGAGCCCCTCTCCGTGACGGGGCGTACGCCGGTGATGCTGCCGGAGGAGGGCCCGTTGGGCGGCTGTGGGGTGGTCGAGCGGATGGCCGCGATCGATGTCGTCGTGGACAACGTGGCCGAGCAGGTCGGCGCGCGGCCGGGGCTGGCGGAGGAGCTCCTGGCGCTCGGCGGGGTGCCGGGGCATGTGGTGATGGTGATCGAGCGTACGTATTACGCCTCGGGGCGCCCGGTCGAGACGGCGGACGTGGTGGTGCCGGCCGATCGGTTCCGGGTCGCCTACCACCTTCCCGTGAGGTGA
- a CDS encoding ATP-binding protein gives MVGVIDTEGDCAEWTFPAVPGAVRSARHAVHEALRGWGLDTAVADMTVLLVSELVTNSMQYTAGPIGVRLLRPHLNGDAPVTRSGLLVEVSDPLPDPPTERMAGPDDEGGRGLQLVACSARRWGTRRGKTGKTVWFELALPG, from the coding sequence GTGGTCGGCGTGATCGACACCGAAGGCGACTGCGCCGAGTGGACCTTTCCGGCTGTGCCGGGCGCCGTGCGCTCCGCGCGGCATGCCGTCCATGAGGCGTTGCGCGGCTGGGGGCTCGACACCGCCGTCGCGGACATGACGGTTCTGCTGGTCAGTGAGTTGGTGACCAACTCCATGCAATACACAGCGGGCCCCATCGGCGTACGGCTTCTGCGTCCTCATCTCAACGGTGACGCCCCCGTGACCCGCTCCGGGCTGCTCGTGGAAGTCTCCGATCCGCTTCCGGACCCGCCCACCGAACGTATGGCCGGACCCGACGACGAGGGCGGCCGAGGGCTGCAGTTGGTGGCCTGTTCTGCTCGCCGCTGGGGGACCAGGCGCGGAAAGACCGGCAAGACCGTGTGGTTCGAGCTGGCCCTGCCTGGTTAG
- a CDS encoding PspA/IM30 family protein, protein MTKQTILGRVTQLAKANINALLDQAEDPQKMLDQLIRDYTANISEAEQAVAATIGNLRLMEQDHREDVDAAKEWGGKALAASRKADELRAAGAGVEADKFDNLAKVALGRQLQSEKEARTAEPTIASQTEVVDKLKSGLDQMKTKLTELKSKRDELVARAKSAQAQNRMMDSVKNINVLDPTSELSRFEDKVRREEARALGKQELAASSLDAQFEQLDSLGDSAEVEARLAALKTAS, encoded by the coding sequence ATGACCAAGCAGACCATCCTCGGCCGCGTCACCCAGCTCGCGAAGGCCAACATCAACGCGCTGCTGGACCAGGCGGAGGACCCGCAGAAGATGCTGGACCAGCTGATCCGCGACTACACGGCCAACATCTCGGAGGCCGAGCAGGCGGTCGCCGCGACCATCGGCAATCTGCGGCTGATGGAGCAGGACCACCGCGAGGATGTCGACGCGGCCAAGGAGTGGGGCGGCAAGGCGCTCGCCGCCAGCCGCAAGGCCGATGAGCTGCGGGCGGCCGGGGCGGGCGTGGAGGCGGACAAGTTCGACAACCTGGCCAAGGTCGCGCTCGGCCGTCAGCTCCAGTCCGAGAAGGAGGCGAGGACCGCGGAGCCGACGATCGCCTCGCAGACCGAGGTGGTGGACAAGCTCAAGTCGGGTCTGGACCAGATGAAGACCAAGCTGACGGAGCTGAAGTCCAAGCGTGACGAGCTCGTGGCCCGCGCCAAGTCCGCCCAGGCGCAGAACCGGATGATGGACTCCGTCAAGAACATCAATGTGCTCGACCCGACCAGTGAGCTCAGCCGCTTCGAGGACAAGGTGCGGCGCGAGGAGGCGAGGGCGCTGGGCAAGCAGGAGCTCGCCGCGTCGTCCCTGGACGCCCAGTTCGAGCAGCTGGACAGCCTGGGAGACAGCGCCGAGGTGGAGGCCCGCCTCGCCGCCCTGAAAACGGCGTCCTGA
- a CDS encoding SPOR domain-containing protein: protein MNDSGAELPWLVIRQDDNGNRYRVGRFATQGEAQKIADKLDARGHKQLYWVERIGQSARP from the coding sequence ATGAATGACAGCGGTGCCGAGCTCCCTTGGCTGGTGATACGGCAGGACGACAACGGCAATCGCTACCGCGTCGGCAGGTTTGCCACGCAGGGCGAGGCCCAGAAGATCGCCGACAAGCTCGACGCCCGTGGTCACAAGCAGCTCTACTGGGTGGAGCGCATCGGGCAGAGCGCCCGGCCGTAG
- a CDS encoding (deoxy)nucleoside triphosphate pyrophosphohydrolase — protein sequence MNDRVVVAGAVYDRGRLLAARRSAPPELAGRWELPGGKLEPGESGEQALVRELREELGVETEPLERIPGEWPLKPGYVLRVWTARLVSGVPAPLQDHDELRWLGPGESDAVDWLDQDLPAVAEAMRRLPDGAPR from the coding sequence ATGAACGATCGCGTGGTGGTGGCCGGAGCCGTCTACGACCGGGGCCGTCTGCTGGCCGCGCGCCGCAGCGCCCCGCCCGAGCTGGCCGGCCGGTGGGAGCTGCCGGGCGGAAAGCTGGAGCCGGGGGAGAGCGGCGAGCAGGCGCTCGTACGGGAACTCCGTGAGGAGCTCGGCGTGGAGACGGAACCCCTGGAGCGCATCCCCGGCGAATGGCCGCTGAAGCCCGGGTACGTGCTCCGGGTGTGGACGGCCCGTCTGGTGTCCGGGGTGCCCGCACCGCTCCAGGACCACGACGAGCTGCGCTGGCTCGGGCCCGGTGAGAGCGATGCGGTCGACTGGCTGGACCAGGACCTGCCCGCGGTCGCGGAGGCGATGCGCCGTCTGCCGGACGGCGCACCCCGCTGA